accgcgcgtgtgtgtgtgtgaaccgtGTGTCTCCAGGACGAGGAGATGCCTCTGGTCTACGTGGCGGTCTTCATCGAACACGCCACTCCCTTCATGGAGGAGTTCCTGGAGCGACTGGTGACACTCAACTACCCGAGCGCGAAGCTCCGCCTCTTCATCCACAACAACGTATGACGCGGACGCTGTCTTCTCGTCACAGCGTACGGTTTTATCGTCTCTGCTCTGACGTGTGCTCGTCTGTCCTCTGATCCAGGTCGTGTTCCATGAACGTCACATCCAGAGGTTCTGGCAGAGACACAAGTCCTTGTTCCCCGACGCTCGGATAGTTGGACCAGAGGAGAACCTGCAGGAGGACAAGGCCAGAACCATGGCTGTGTGAGTGCACAACCATTCACCGCAATTAAGTTTGCAAATCTCAGGAAAAagcacagaaactagaaaatattcacatttaagaagcagaaaaatcactgaaactagaaaataaacatgaacaagTGTTAAAGGTTTGAGAAGAACGTTTGAATGtcacataaacatgtttaaacgtgtgtgtgtgttttttgtcgtCAGTGCGGCGTGTAAGAAAGATCCAGCGTGTGATTATTACTTCAGCATCGACTCTGACGTGGCCATAACAAACCCCGACATGCTGAGGATTCTGATCGAGGAGAACAAGTACGTCCCCTCCTCCAGCTCTGTCActgtgttcttgttttattcatttattttaattcatttattttcctcgcTCAGGTCCGTCATCGCTCCCATGTTGTCCAAACACGGGAAGCTGTGGAGTAACTTCTGGGGAGCGTTGAATCCTGAAGGATACTATTCCAGATCTGAGGACTACATTGAGATCGTCCAGGGGAAGAGGATGTGAgtgtttatatacacacacacacacacacaggtttgagcCTCTTTAAGACGACAAGGTCTTTAAAAACACGTttacatctttatctcactgtttgacaGACTTTTCCTACAGGAGACTgaattttgtaaaccactcactctcccacacaaaacctcatagagaaaatcagtgattttaacatcacagcacacaggagttgttgatccatcgatgtgtatgtgtgtgtgtgtccagtggcATGTGGAATGTCCCTTACATCACTCAGGTGTACCTGATCAAAGGCAGCGTGCTTCGCTCCAAACTGGCCCTGGTGAGCCTGTACGTGAGTGAGGGCATGGACCCCGACATGGTTTTCTGCAAGAGCATCAGAGATCAGGTGACTGTTGGTCCgttcacctcacacacacacacacacacacacacgtcatgtaacactgtttctgtgttgtgCGTAGGGCATTTTCATGTTCGTGTCAAACCGCGACGAGTTTGGTCGTCTGGTGACGTCGACCAACTTCAACACATCCCGGCTGCACCCGGACATGTGGCAGATCTTTGACAACCCTAtggtcagagacacacacacacacacacatgtggacatACCACCATGAACATgtgataaactgtgtgtgtttgtgtttgcaggacTGGAAGGAGAAGTACATGCATGAGAACTATTCAAAGATCTTTGAGGATGAGAAGAGCTTCGTGGAACAGGTAACGCAAAAGATCAACGTGGCAAAACGTCAGGTTTTAGCCACAACAAAACTCAACTCtgctaataaaatctacatcagatttcttaagaatatgtttgacACATTATTTTGACATTGACAGTTTAAAGGTTATTCACCACttattctcccacaccaaagtccatagagaaaatgggtgattttagctcacagggacacaggagctgctggtctgctactgccccgtgtggtcactttgtgtcactgaggtaaattgAACGACGGATTCCAAAAGCCgaagtaacaaaataagacatttgaactcagtgatggaggcagcagtggatcaacaactcctgtatgCCGtgatgtcaaaatcactgattttctctatggggtttggtgtgggagagtgagtggtttacaaacttcagtttcctgttggaaaagtttgtTTAACAgtcaaataaagacatgaacgtgtgtgtgtctcagcccTGTCCAGATGTTTACTGGTTTCCAGCGTTCTCAGAGAAGATGTGTGATCACCTGGTGGAGACCATGGAGGATCATGGGGAATGGTCCGGAGGTTCACACAAGGTAACGCCAGCAACTataagaagagaaaaaacaacaacatgtcgACTTCAGCTTTGAAACGTTTGTCCTTTTCCCGGTTTGTGTTCAGGACGAACGTCTGGCCGGTGGTTACGAAAACGTCCCGACTGTGGACATCCACATGAACCAGATCGGGTTTGAGAAGGAGTGGCTTAAGTTCCTCAAAGAATACATCGCTCCCGTCACAGAAAAACTCTACCCTGGATATTATCCTAAGGTACAGTCCAGAGacgtttgtgtccatgttcaaAACAAACTTGGTGATTCTTTTCCATGACATTAGTTACATTATTTCATCTCTGAGTTACCCAAAAAAAATTTGGGGTAACTTGTTTTCTGGAAATCAGATTTGTTCCGCGTATGTGGAAAAAGTGTTGCTCTTTCCCGtaagataacataaaaaatgttatttcctAAGAATAATTACTAAAAGCaaccaaacatttcatttaattaaaaagactAGCTACTGAAGTAATAATAAATTCTTAAAACGAAATTTTACAtgtaattttttattttctaagaatCACTAAGCaaattttatgtgtattttttctgttttcttagaCTAACTGCTTGAACAAAATTTTCCAAGAATAATTTAAcaaaatttatattttaaaatttttattttctaagactaACTAAAcaaattttatttacattttgttattCTGTaagaaaaatgttacaaaattgtatgtatttttcaaAGAATAACAACTTAAGCAaaatttgttgtgtgtgtctgtgtgcacaggCTCAGGCCATCATGAACTTCGTGGTGCGTTATCGTCCGGACGAGCAGCCATTTCTTCGGCCACATCACGACTCGTCCACCTTCACCATCAACATCGCACTCAACAACAAGAACATTGATTACGAGGTacgaagaaacacacacacacacacaagacaaaaatacacacacatctgtttaacgtaacctgtgtgtgtgtgtcagggtggAGGCTGCAGGTTCCTTCGTTACGAATGTACGGTGGAGTCTCCGAGAAAAGGCTGGTCCTTCATGCACCCGGGACGACTGACGCATTATCACGAGGGTCTTCCCACCACTAGAGGCACCAGATACATCATGGTTTCGTTTGTTGACCCCTgatctctgtatgtgtgtgtgtgtgacccagaATGCATCACGTCagccctttttatttttttagtttcgtttattttatgttttttttttttacttgaacgAGTGTGGTGTGATGACGACATATCGGAGATAAGGTGCGATGAAACCGACTGCAAAGCGATATTTGACGTTACACGTTTTGTTTTACGTGGTAACTGGAGCGAACTTGCGCGAGTAGCACAACCTGCGACAGGAcaagcagtttttattttgtcgttGCGGGAATTTGCGTAGAATGTGGCGATATTGTGTCACGCTAGTTCGAATACGCACATTTTGTGATTGCGAAATTTGTAAAATTTTGTGTTGCGTTGCGAACTCACCACCACAGTCACTTTATTTTCCTCCGTAGCTTCAGACAACAAcgttaacaaaacaacaaaaaattaGATCAGTTTGAATCATCGTAAgcaaggttttattttcaaagtaagAGTCTCTCGTTAAACACCGCGCTGCCTTATTTCAACCTGAATCTATGCAAATGAAAACACTCCATGTGACTGTGAGTCTTCTGCTGTTACACTCCGCCGTCCTGTAGGGGGCGCCTCCCTCTTTGGTACCACTCTGACCATAATCGACAGCAGCAGCGCCCTCCACAGGAACAAAAGTTATTTCTCTCCAGAGATTTGACCGGCTccggttaaaaaaaaaaaacgctgtttGTGGCCGATATTTTAGCCAGGATTACGCGTAAAAACAAATGGAGAAATCAGAAATAaacgaaaaataaatacaagttgaAAAAGACAGTTAagtataaaatcattttaaagaaatttgagagtaaacaataaaatatttttatgaTGTTGCAGAATTTTTGTTAGGTAAAAAAATCCACTTTacgatgtgttttaaaaaaaagttacgtTGAAAACTCTAAAGGCATTTTTTGTGTTtcgttttcttttgtgtttagatttttttaaatttcctgtTTCCGTCGTCGCGGTGTGaaacccttttttaaaaaagtttttatttcttatttaaaacCAGGTTACACTGCCTGTAGGTGTcgctgtgtctctgtttctgcctcTCGACATGGAATCAGTATATTTTTCTGTGGCTTTGTACAAACTGCATTAAATTATTTGTTAACGATTGTTCGTTCGATTgagattttaataaataattttagTGTCACAGCgacatgtgtgtgtttcgtctgtcagagatttttttttacaggataTAAAAACTGAGCTTTAATCATGTGACTGTATAAAaaatttacttcatttttttgtctgtaaaagCTAATTTTCCTCAGGTTGAGAAataagttttctttttctgtataAAATTATGTCAATTTTTCTctaatatgaaatatttttccTGCCTTGTGAAAGTCACTAATAAAAAGTTTTTATATGAaaactttaatttgaaagatatgtttatttttatgttcatttttttaGCAATTATTATTAAATCTATTTGGAGAGAAGACCTACTTCCTTCCCTCCCGCTTGCCGTAGTTAAAGAATCACTTGGAATAATGGCATTTTCTgccttttaaatataaagtgagaaaatatggctgaaaaaaagaaaatattcaaaatcaatgaaaaatgtaattttaacaCTTCCACATAGTATTTTAGTCAGAATTTTTCGTCTCGTTTGTCCtaaaatgtcattattctgAGTAGTTCTTTAGCTACGGCAAGCGGGAAAGAAGTCTTCTCTCTAACGCTCCCGAGAGGTCAAAATCAGAGGTCAAGTGATTTTTATCAAATAGATTTTACCATTTGCGTATTGTCTGTTAAAAATAGATTCTGACGTTAATGCACATGGCTTTGTGGCAGTGTTGAATACAAACGCGTTTCGCCTGGCGGGTGACGGTTTACAGATTGTCCCTCTGCGGCTGCCGTAGAccggaaacacaacaacaaacatggtGCTGGAGAAGAAGACCTCCGGTGGGTTTTGTTCCATTTCacgaaaaaacaacacatttaagagCTGAATTTAACGTGTTTTAAGTTACgtgttgttgtagtttttatGACGAATGAATTTTCTCTGTTTTCGTTCATTATCGGCGTCTCCGCGACGGAGCGAACGAAACGGCTTCGGTTTTGTGTCATAAACGTTAACTTTCAGCGTCACCGTctcttattttttaataatgttacatttaagGAGTGAATTTGGCGTAAATGTTTTCCgtgttaaaaacagaaatgagcTGCGGACTGTTTTCAGCCTCTCGTCTGGAAAAATCTGTTCATATTTGTGATATTAAtgatattttatggatcaaagTGAATCCAAATTCACGTTGAGTCGTAAATAAATCTGTTAGCGTTTCATAAACAGTGAATGAGGGTTCACTTAATAAACTAATGGCgaagaaatgtataaaatgaacGTATTTACAAGGAAGTTCAGTTTGCATTTAAAGCTGCTCACTTCTTTCCCTCCTCCCTATGTTCTCTCTCCCtgttgtctctccctctctctccgtgtcCTCTGTTGTCTCTCTCAGCTCGGGTGGAGGCGGGCCAGCGTCGGGTTTTGGACGAAGCGACCAGACAGAGGAGACTATCTCGTCAACTGGAAGCTCTGGAGAAAGACAACTTCCAGGTTTGTGTCTTCACTTTAGTCACAACATGATCACAAATCTCAGACTTTAATGTGAAAGTGGtgaattttcattaaaaaaacgcTGCTCTGACTCGACGTGCAGTTACATTCTGACCACCAGGGGGGGCTGCGTCTGTCAGTGACCTGATTCATAATCACTTGTTCccactttaaaatattcacaatcttagaaacatttaaaaacaatgttggTAAAGATAAAACTCTATAAGAAACTTCAGGATAAAAgcagtttaaaaacaacttttttaaaaggtttaatgtgtgctctgctgccccctgcaggttaaAATAAGAACGTTCACTCACTTTCCTGTTGTTGCGTTATATTCACATGATACTTATACACTTTTCACTCATGTCACAAGACGTGTGGAcgtattatttttaaaaaatgtgttgttgcgTTTCCAGGACGACCctctgtcctccctccctcccccaggTCCTACCGCCCGTCTCCCCGCCTTCAGCGAGACAGAAGAACCAGGTGAGAGTCATtttcataacattttttttttctttcgtcCCGTgcgctgattttttttctttgttttcgttgtccagagaagaagaggaggaagacgaggggTGACCATTTCAAACAGCGTTTCAGGAAGAACTTCACCAccctgctggaggaggaggtacCTTAGCTCCACACGTTCATGTTTTCCTCGCTCTCTCATTGGCTGTCCGCTgactcctcctcccctctcctgtGATTGGCAGAACCTGTCGGAGAGGCCGGAGCCAAACTACCTGTCGGCGGCGGCTCCGCCCTCGTCGCTGCCGCCTCGCCACTTCTGCTGCGTCTGCGGTTTCCCCTCACACTACACGTGTACCACCTGCGGGGGGCGCTACTGCAGCACCAAGTGCCTGTGCACGCACAGAGAGACCAGGTTTGTCTTTGTAGCCGTCACACGGCCGTCTTAAAGCTTGTTGTCTCTAATCAgtgctcacagggacacaggaactgctgggctgctgctgccccgtgtggtcacctTGTGTCACTGACTTAAGTCTAATTGAGATTTCAAATGTTGAATTCAttgaaatgagacatttgatggaggcagcagtggatcaacaactcctgtgtgctgtgatgttaaaatcactgattttctctatggggtttggtgtgggagagtgagctgaAAGTCTAAGGCGTGGACATGTCGTCTCGTTTCTCTGCAGGTGTCTGAAGTGGACGCTGTAACTGTCGCCGTGGTGACGAAGCTTcgtctcttcttttcctcttaaACTATTAAACAGGTCAAACATCGTCTCAGTGAAAGGtttatgttcatatgactttAAGAGCAAATTATATAAGTGTCAACATTTGTATCTTTGGACCCGACTGATCAGTCctttttgttcatgttgttttgtaaataatttcataattaataaaacaaaagttcatacaaaaaaatgtctcatttcGCTGTCTTTAAGTGAAGAAActttaaagtatgacttttttgtccatttttggacgacatagtaaagtatgacttttttgacaatttttggacgacatacttaagacacacacacgtgtagcCCCATCACCTCTCTCCTCCGCCTTCACTGTCAGAGCGAAATATCCTTGAGAGAAAACTGTGAATCAAAGAgctttttcatccttttttctcacagagaaagagagacggagagatgCAAGAGgacaaaagagagggagggcgggagggagagagggagagagaaaactgAGGATGAAGGAGAGAAACTCCAGAGGACACGTCCTACATCAGCGTTCACTCCCTGCCTTCATCTTTCCCATGtttccatcatcatcagtgtggaggggagtgtgtgtgtgtggtgtgtgtggcaCAGTGGTCTCGCCCTTCACTGCAGGTATcagggtggaggtgggggtgaGACAGCGGCATTTAGACATCTGACAGCTGCTAATGAAAGAGTTCAATTTAGTGGAAAATCTCAAACAACCTTCTGACGCTGTgtgtaaggtgtgtgtgtgtgtgttgtgtgtgtgtgtgtgtgtgtgtgtgtgttgtgtgtgtgtgtgtgtgtgtgtgtgtgggtggagtggATCAGTGAAGGGAAATTAAAAAGTAACGCAATAAAGTCATGGcatatgcttgtgtgtgtgtgtgtgtgtgtgtgtgtgtgtgtgtgtgtgtgtgtgtgtgtgtgtatcaaagaGTCACGCAGGGGCGTGGATCAGTCCGTGCAGCAGGAGGCGGGCCTTATGGCTTTAAATCGCTCCGGGGAACAGAGCATGTTTTTCCACGATAGATGGGTCATGGTgggggtctgtgtgtgtctgtgtgtgtgtgtttgtgtctgtctctccaggctacacacacacacacacacacacacacacacacttagtctCCACCCCCTCCAGAGCTTCATTAGCAGGTCATTAGAAACAACTTCAGTCAAAgctgttgttcttttctttcctgtcgtcagtgtgtgtgtgtgtgtgtgtgtgtgtgcgtgtgtgcgtgcgtgcgtgcgtgcgcgtgtgtgtgtgtgtgtgtgcgtgcgtgtgtcatcatttcaggaaaatcctgttatttttgtgttcttCCACCTGCTGATGTCTGTGCTGTTTTGTTGCCGTGACGCCGGAGCAGAGCGAGTGAAGGGAAGAGAAAAGTCTCAAATGActcatttaataacaataatgtatcATTTTTATATCTGACGTTAGAATTACAACCAATTCTTTGAGATTTTGCCGAGTCATGACAATTCCCCGCTGTGTCATGATATGAAACaacctcactcactctcccacaccaaacctcatagagaaaatcagggatttgggctgcggggacacaggagctgctggtcctctgctgcctcgtgtggtcactttgtgtcactgtagtatgtctaaattaaatattttaaaagccgaattttacaaaatcagacgtttgaacttagtgatggaggcagcagtggctcaacgactcctgtgaactcctgtgtgctgtgatgttaaaatcactggttttctctatggggtttggtgtgggagagtgagcggttcacaaacttcagtttcccgtTGGAAAACGTCgcctcacagtgagataaagacgtgatcatgtgacgtagacatcgCAGACTTAAACTGAGCCTTTTGTTGAAGTTGTGCAGTCTAATCAGACCGTTTGTAGAcgtgtttttcctctttcttttcctgtgaCCTCATGATTTTCTCCACTTACGATGAAACTGACGTGGATTTTATGACTGAAATCTGTTTTCCCTTGCGTTTGCACGAGCAGCCATGTTTTAGTCTGTgactgatttgatttatatcgcGATATTGAACGATACATACACAGAACATTCTCGCGTCGCCTACTTCAAACGTCCCTTTAATTCTCCACGACACACGGCAGCAGATCAGCGGCCCCTGcaccaacatggctgccaacccCGCAGATGCACTTTGGCTGCGCTCCATGTTTCCACTCTGATGGTCTCTCTCCCTGTTAGCGCCGTAGCTTTGGCCGGAGAGAGAGCGACGGAGGAGACGAGAGCCAACACAAACATTGTTCCACGGGCTTTTTACAAGCCGACAGAGTGGGGAAGTTAATAAGCAGGTATTGGTTTTTAACTGCGGCCTCGTTTATTGCTTTGCCCTCGAGCGTGCTGGAGTGCTCCACTCCACCTTTCTCCCGTCCGTCTGCCCATCATCACCTCCGCTCACCTCCCCGCTCCATTCATCCGTCCGTACGTCTGCTCCGCTTTTGTCTCGTTGGGCACATTAGTCCCGCCTCCTCGCTCATCATCCTCACTTTGTTTCCCgcccttgtgtttttttttctgtcgcGGCACCGACCACTTAAACCCACTGTGGTCGCGTCGCTATTGATTCTGTGTTTTCTTGACTGTATTTATCTGCCTCTGGGTTACATTTGCAAACCACGTCCGTCCGTCAATAGCGGACTTTATTAGAGAGATGGATGTGAGCCAGTCAGCGCTCTGATGAATATGAAGCAGACAGCCCGAgtggtgtaaacacacaaatccccGGGAGGAGTTAAGTATacaagaaatataaaaaaacacaaaaccaaataCAAAAACACGGCCGGTGCGACCGGGGGCCGGTGCGACCGGGGCCCCCCGCCGACTTGCAGTTTTCACTGAAATGCAGGTCTTTTTCTTTGCAGCCACATCAGTTCGAAAACTACAGTAAGTCATTGTCGTTCTCAGTTTACAAGAGCCGGTTAGCATAACTGTTGccctatgggtgagtctaaaaggtggaggaataaataaataaataaacggaaTAAAAAGAGCTGCTGGGCGTCCTCCTGTTGTCTGCAGCAGACACCGCGCCGACCAAGTTAAAGTTCTTCTGTCCTCAATCGAAACATAAGTCTGATCCAGGACTGAACCAgcctgtaaatgtaaataaggtTCTTCTCAATAgtctactttactttgttatttatctatacattcacccattcacacactgcaacaggGGCTTTGGGGTCTTTGCTCAATGACACACGTAGACAAGCTGACgccaggaactgaacccacaaccttccagttgaatgACAACTGGCCGTACCACTGAGCACTCACCcctcatatttttctttttttaaaaaagtgacttcagcttctaccaaagtcattttctggtttaCTGAACAATAGCAAGATAAAAGATCAAAGACCAAATCTGGAACCAAACCTTGttcctcgctgctgctgctgctaggaCTGGCACTGGACTTCAAAAAGCTCTAAActcaacaagaagaagaagccgaAAGGCTgcaggaggcggcggcggcaacagcggcggcagcagcagcggaggagCAGGGAAGACCTGGCAGAGCGTAGGGAGGGATCTGTGGTGTAGAAGAAGGCGATTTCATGTTCCTCTAATCCTCAGACTGTGGCGGCGCGTTTCCTCCCCGGGGCGTTTTCACACCTCCAACACGGGATAAGTGGCCGACTCTCGCTGCACGGGGAAAACACAGCGAACTCACCACACTCTTCACTCCACAAGCAATTAACACGGCGACTCTGTGCAAAACAACACGCTCCGGCTCCAAATCGGGAATCCGGGCACAATCCCACATACGGCTCACGCGGGATTTCACAGAATCCACCTCGCGCTGCCCAGGAGAACAATTCACTGATCCGACTGACAGAAGCAAAGCGAGAGCAGGCACTCAACTGATGAGGCTCCagttagctgctgctgctgctgctgctgctgccgccgccgctggaGCCAAGGAGCGAGGCGGGGACGCAGCCAACAGCCCGAGCTGCTCCCAGGGATCTGGGGACCTTTAAATATCCACACAGGGCCGGGAAAGAGTGAAGCTGTGAGGAAACGCCGACCCACTTCCTCTATCGCTCTCCGGGGGCCGCGGGAGCGAACAACAATAACGGAGAAGACATCGTTACCATCCTTTTGTAGTGAGCGGCTATAAACAGGTGCACAGACACGCAGGGCGTGCAGGTGTGATTCAGACGCTCATATAACACGTCCACTTCAGGGGCTTTAAGATTCAAGCAGCTGAAAACACGCTGGGTGAAGCCAAAGTTCAACGAAAGACTCTTTCCCATGACTTCATagtcaatgtgggcggagtcgtcatagctcctcctccacgTGCAACCGGCGTGAAGtggttttatacacgacacatgAACTAGTGACATACTAACAAACACCAGTTAGCATGACGCGTAGAGACGCTATAGTGAGGCTATTAGCAAGTCAGGCTAGCATCAGTGTGTTAGCTTTGTGTGTGGTGATGCTAACTAGGGCCACTCCCTCTGATTAGCCACtaccaaacacacatttgtccacaaaacaacaTGTTAGCTAACCGAGAACTCTACAGTGAGGCTGTTAGCTAGTGCCCAGTGTGTTAGCTTGGTGATGCTAATAAAATTCCCATATaatttgtgtacttttactaactaaattgtgtacttttactccacttgGTTTAATACtcgacacaaaaacacaaactagtgtttCGTAAGAACTTGACCTGCTAACAAACACCAGTCAATCTTGTTTCCACAAAACAACGGGACCCGTAGCGACGCTACTGTGAGGCTTTTAGCAACTGACAATCACAAGTCAGGCTAGCATCAGATGCTAACTAG
The nucleotide sequence above comes from Solea senegalensis isolate Sse05_10M linkage group LG3, IFAPA_SoseM_1, whole genome shotgun sequence. Encoded proteins:
- the plod3 gene encoding multifunctional procollagen lysine hydroxylase and glycosyltransferase LH3, which translates into the protein MAAMSSCLLLCLLALAFTRSSVSAERRKINPENLLVITAATEETDGFKRFMGTIREFNYTLKVLGLGEEWKGGDVARTVGGGQKVRWLKKELLKHSEKKDMVIMFVDSYDVIFASGPEELLSKFSRLGHRVVFSAEGFCWPDQRLAPKYPVVHTGKRYLNSGGFIGFAPELSEMVQLWKYKDNDDDQLFYTKIYLDKKQRTKFNMTLDHRSRIFQNLNGAVDEVVLKFERAKVRVRNVAFDTLPVVIHGNGPTKLQLNYLGNYVPTAWTYENGCGNCEDDLLFFNDVPDEEMPLVYVAVFIEHATPFMEEFLERLVTLNYPSAKLRLFIHNNVVFHERHIQRFWQRHKSLFPDARIVGPEENLQEDKARTMAVAACKKDPACDYYFSIDSDVAITNPDMLRILIEENKSVIAPMLSKHGKLWSNFWGALNPEGYYSRSEDYIEIVQGKRIGMWNVPYITQVYLIKGSVLRSKLALVSLYVSEGMDPDMVFCKSIRDQGIFMFVSNRDEFGRLVTSTNFNTSRLHPDMWQIFDNPMDWKEKYMHENYSKIFEDEKSFVEQPCPDVYWFPAFSEKMCDHLVETMEDHGEWSGGSHKDERLAGGYENVPTVDIHMNQIGFEKEWLKFLKEYIAPVTEKLYPGYYPKAQAIMNFVVRYRPDEQPFLRPHHDSSTFTINIALNNKNIDYEGGGCRFLRYECTVESPRKGWSFMHPGRLTHYHEGLPTTRGTRYIMVSFVDP
- the znhit1 gene encoding zinc finger HIT domain-containing protein 1 codes for the protein MVLEKKTSARVEAGQRRVLDEATRQRRLSRQLEALEKDNFQDDPLSSLPPPGPTARLPAFSETEEPEKKRRKTRGDHFKQRFRKNFTTLLEEENLSERPEPNYLSAAAPPSSLPPRHFCCVCGFPSHYTCTTCGGRYCSTKCLCTHRETRCLKWTL